The following proteins come from a genomic window of Natrinema saccharevitans:
- a CDS encoding endonuclease dU: MKAGVRALGIAESYRGDRDRNRSTFAGAVVRADRVCDGFAYGSCRVGGTDGTDAVAGLIDDLGRPDARYVLLGTVAPAWYNLLDLTRLFETADRPVLAVTFEASDGLEDGLRDAFSGPELESRLETYRSLPERRAVSVNDETVYVRAVGLEPAAAAAVVRGFTPEGGRPEPIRVAREAASAADAYARSLE; the protein is encoded by the coding sequence ATGAAAGCCGGGGTGCGGGCGCTTGGCATCGCCGAATCGTACCGCGGTGATCGCGATCGGAATCGAAGCACGTTCGCCGGTGCCGTCGTCCGCGCCGACCGCGTCTGTGACGGGTTCGCGTACGGCTCCTGTCGCGTCGGCGGCACCGACGGCACCGATGCCGTCGCCGGACTGATCGACGACCTCGGCCGGCCCGACGCCCGGTACGTCCTGCTCGGCACCGTCGCCCCCGCGTGGTACAACCTGCTCGATCTCACGCGTCTTTTCGAGACCGCCGATCGGCCGGTCCTCGCAGTGACCTTCGAGGCCAGCGACGGCCTCGAGGACGGTCTCCGGGACGCGTTCTCGGGGCCGGAACTCGAGTCGCGCCTCGAGACCTACCGGTCGCTGCCCGAGCGACGCGCGGTGTCGGTCAACGACGAGACGGTCTACGTCAGAGCGGTCGGCCTCGAGCCGGCCGCGGCCGCGGCGGTCGTCCGCGGATTCACGCCCGAAGGCGGTCGTCCGGAGCCGATCCGGGTCGCGCGAGAGGCGGCCAGCGCCGCGGACGCGTATGCCCGGTCGCTCGAGTGA
- a CDS encoding uracil-DNA glycosylase, which yields MEDCRVTECTRCPALVDSRSRIVNGTGPADADLLFVGEGPGANEDEEGEPFVGRSGSVLDDALRNAGLDRSDVRITNCVRCRPPENRDPTGEELENCRVYLEREIEAVDPEVVVTLGKVPSEHLLERSVAVTDEAGSLEEVRLGDTPRRVLLCVHPAATLYDRSQAETFEDAVRRAAELAGVTESEGGQSRLDGF from the coding sequence ATGGAGGACTGTCGGGTCACGGAGTGTACGCGCTGTCCGGCGCTGGTCGACTCGCGGAGCCGGATCGTCAACGGTACCGGTCCCGCGGACGCCGACCTGCTGTTCGTCGGCGAGGGGCCGGGAGCCAACGAGGACGAAGAGGGCGAGCCGTTCGTCGGCCGCAGCGGATCCGTTCTCGACGACGCCCTCCGAAACGCCGGCCTCGACCGGAGCGACGTCCGCATCACCAACTGCGTGCGCTGTCGCCCCCCCGAGAACCGCGATCCGACGGGCGAGGAACTCGAGAACTGCCGGGTCTATCTCGAGCGCGAGATCGAGGCCGTCGACCCCGAGGTCGTCGTCACGCTGGGAAAGGTCCCCAGCGAACACCTCCTCGAACGATCCGTCGCGGTGACCGACGAGGCGGGCTCGCTCGAGGAGGTCCGACTCGGCGACACGCCGCGGCGCGTGTTGCTCTGTGTCCACCCCGCGGCGACGCTGTACGACCGCAGTCAAGCGGAGACGTTCGAGGACGCGGTCCGGCGGGCGGCCGAACTGGCGGGCGTCACCGAGAGCGAAGGCGGCCAGTCTCGACTCGACGGGTTCTGA
- the hisH gene encoding imidazole glycerol phosphate synthase subunit HisH, whose product MDTVSSPQEQSLASVVVVDYGLGNLRSVTRGLERAGADVEITDDPAAFEAADGVVLPGVGAFREGVENADPLREDLLAVAESGTPLFGICLGMQMLLTSSEEGETDGESAVQGLDLIPGTNVRFDEGQKVPHMGWNELTVERDHPLVEGIDGKYAYFVHSYYAAPDDERATVATTDYELEFPSIVANDEDNVFGTQFHPEKSGETGLRILRNFVEICAEE is encoded by the coding sequence ATGGACACCGTTTCGTCTCCACAGGAGCAGTCCCTCGCGTCCGTGGTCGTCGTCGACTACGGGTTGGGAAACCTCCGCAGCGTCACCCGCGGCTTAGAGCGGGCGGGTGCCGACGTCGAGATCACCGACGACCCGGCCGCCTTCGAGGCGGCCGACGGGGTCGTCCTGCCGGGCGTCGGCGCGTTCCGCGAGGGCGTCGAGAACGCCGACCCGCTCCGCGAGGACCTCCTCGCGGTCGCCGAGTCGGGAACCCCCCTCTTCGGCATCTGTCTCGGGATGCAGATGCTGCTGACCTCGAGCGAGGAGGGCGAGACCGACGGCGAGTCGGCCGTGCAGGGGCTGGATCTGATCCCCGGGACCAACGTTCGCTTCGACGAGGGCCAGAAGGTCCCGCACATGGGCTGGAACGAACTGACGGTCGAGCGCGATCACCCGCTCGTCGAGGGGATAGACGGCAAGTACGCCTACTTCGTCCACTCCTACTACGCGGCTCCCGACGACGAGCGAGCGACGGTCGCGACGACCGACTACGAGCTCGAGTTCCCCTCGATCGTCGCCAACGACGAGGACAACGTCTTCGGAACGCAGTTCCACCCGGAGAAAAGCGGCGAGACGGGACTACGGATCCTGCGGAACTTCGTTGAGATCTGCGCCGAAGAATAG
- a CDS encoding Cdc6/Cdc18 family protein: protein MSDSTDYFGSENEIFRNKELLQVSHLPDGDRIIGREDELTNLANAIKPATRGHTPNNVLVYGKTGTGKSLCSKFITNQAIERAEGNDVSIGVAYVDCLQESTETQAVQSTGHQLNDQSETDVSIPHSGLSTAEYYRRLWHIVDTCYDVALIILDEVDKIEDDDILMQLSRAVESGKLTESTVGVIGISNKVRYKDSLDERIKSSLCEREYVFSPYDATQIREILRSRSDAFHEGVLEDGVVPRVAALAAREHGDARKAIDILRFAGEIAEENALETVTEDCVDQAHEREETSRLAELISKSPSHAKLVLEAMALLTQQKEGDDAPVTTNEAYDLYKRLCDRDGSEHLKLRRVRDILSELEFLSIIDQERKWAGKGKGNYMENRLIDDPEVIIAACNESE, encoded by the coding sequence ATGTCGGACTCGACGGACTACTTCGGAAGCGAGAACGAAATCTTCCGGAACAAGGAGTTGCTGCAGGTGTCACACCTCCCCGACGGCGATCGGATCATCGGCCGCGAGGACGAACTGACGAATCTCGCGAACGCGATCAAACCGGCGACCAGGGGACACACGCCGAACAACGTCCTCGTTTACGGGAAGACGGGAACCGGGAAGTCGCTGTGTTCGAAGTTCATCACCAATCAGGCGATCGAACGCGCGGAGGGAAACGACGTCTCGATCGGCGTCGCGTACGTCGACTGCCTCCAGGAGTCGACGGAAACGCAGGCAGTGCAGTCCACGGGTCACCAACTCAACGATCAGTCCGAGACTGACGTCTCGATCCCACACTCGGGGCTGAGTACGGCCGAATACTACCGCCGCCTGTGGCACATCGTCGACACCTGCTACGACGTCGCCCTGATCATCTTGGACGAAGTCGACAAGATCGAGGACGACGACATCCTGATGCAACTCTCCCGAGCGGTCGAATCCGGCAAACTCACCGAGAGTACCGTCGGCGTCATCGGAATCTCGAACAAGGTCCGGTACAAGGACTCGCTGGACGAGCGAATCAAATCCAGTCTCTGTGAACGCGAGTACGTCTTCTCGCCGTACGACGCGACCCAGATCCGGGAAATCCTGCGCTCGCGGTCCGACGCGTTCCACGAGGGCGTCCTCGAGGACGGCGTCGTTCCCCGCGTGGCGGCGCTCGCGGCCCGCGAACACGGCGACGCACGGAAGGCGATCGACATCCTCCGCTTTGCGGGTGAGATCGCCGAGGAGAACGCCCTCGAGACGGTCACGGAGGACTGCGTCGATCAGGCACACGAGCGCGAGGAGACCAGCCGACTGGCCGAGCTGATATCCAAAAGCCCCAGTCACGCGAAACTCGTCCTCGAGGCGATGGCGCTGTTGACTCAACAAAAGGAGGGCGACGACGCGCCGGTGACGACTAACGAGGCGTACGACCTCTACAAGCGCCTCTGCGATCGGGACGGCTCGGAACACCTGAAGCTCCGTCGCGTTCGCGATATCCTCTCGGAACTCGAGTTCCTCTCGATCATCGACCAGGAGCGCAAGTGGGCCGGGAAGGGGAAGGGAAATTACATGGAGAATCGACTGATCGACGATCCAGAGGTCATCATCGCCGCCTGTAACGAGTCCGAGTAG
- a CDS encoding tRNA (guanine(26)-N(2))-dimethyltransferase, which translates to MRVTEGGVDLEVPGEQTEGIEEAVFYNPRQELNRDLTIATLRAYREREARAETYLDAMTASGVRGVRAAADGWDVTCCDIDEEAIALAEENLERNDCEGRVEHRNVNALMHEEPFDVIDLDPYGTPMPFADAAFANCRDLVCVTATDTAPMCGAHFNSGVRSYSAIPRNTDYHAEMGVRTLISALARSAARFDVGIEPLLTHATSHYVRTYLELTHKATAADAAIDELGHLYHCEDCLYREADPGLIADPLETCPNCDGNRVLAAGPVWLGPVQDASFVGAVRDEIPYTFDTAPEARELCDTLAAELDTPTHYDQHKLCRNWGLPANAMDEFLADLREAGHAASRAHYGGTTFKTDASVGEIRAATKDGLD; encoded by the coding sequence ATGCGCGTCACCGAGGGCGGAGTCGACCTCGAGGTCCCCGGCGAGCAGACCGAGGGGATCGAGGAGGCGGTCTTCTACAACCCGCGACAGGAACTGAATCGGGACCTGACGATCGCGACGCTGCGGGCCTACCGCGAGCGCGAGGCGCGGGCCGAGACGTATCTCGACGCGATGACGGCAAGCGGCGTCCGCGGAGTCCGAGCCGCCGCCGACGGCTGGGACGTGACCTGCTGTGATATCGACGAGGAAGCGATCGCGCTCGCCGAAGAGAACCTCGAGCGAAACGACTGCGAGGGGCGGGTCGAACACCGCAACGTCAACGCCCTCATGCACGAGGAGCCGTTCGACGTGATCGATCTGGATCCATACGGGACGCCGATGCCCTTCGCCGACGCCGCGTTCGCGAACTGTCGGGACCTGGTCTGTGTCACCGCGACCGACACCGCGCCGATGTGTGGCGCACACTTCAACAGCGGCGTCCGCTCTTACTCCGCGATTCCCCGCAACACGGACTACCACGCCGAGATGGGCGTGCGGACACTCATTTCGGCGCTGGCCCGCAGCGCGGCCCGGTTCGACGTCGGCATCGAACCGCTGCTCACCCACGCGACCAGCCACTACGTCCGGACCTACCTCGAGTTGACCCACAAGGCCACCGCGGCCGACGCCGCGATCGACGAGTTAGGCCACCTCTATCACTGTGAAGACTGTCTCTACCGCGAGGCCGACCCCGGGCTGATCGCCGACCCGCTCGAGACCTGTCCCAACTGCGACGGCAACCGCGTCCTCGCGGCCGGTCCGGTCTGGCTCGGTCCCGTTCAGGACGCGTCGTTCGTCGGGGCGGTCCGCGACGAGATTCCCTACACGTTCGACACCGCGCCCGAGGCCCGCGAACTCTGTGACACGCTCGCGGCCGAACTCGACACGCCGACTCACTACGACCAGCACAAACTCTGTCGGAACTGGGGGTTGCCGGCCAACGCGATGGACGAGTTCCTCGCCGACCTGCGCGAGGCGGGCCACGCCGCTTCCCGGGCCCACTACGGCGGGACGACGTTCAAAACCGACGCGAGCGTCGGGGAGATCAGGGCAGCGACGAAAGACGGTCTCGACTAG
- a CDS encoding YgaP family membrane protein: MEKNVGGYDRRTRLLVGPVLLVVGIAALAGLFSIAAGTLGIVLAGLALVVGAVLTITARTQQCPMNSMLGRNTYRERPRSETETDDRQAGRPS, encoded by the coding sequence ATGGAAAAAAACGTCGGTGGATACGACCGCAGGACTCGACTCCTCGTCGGCCCGGTGCTACTGGTCGTCGGGATCGCCGCCCTCGCTGGATTGTTCTCGATCGCTGCCGGAACTCTCGGGATCGTACTCGCCGGCCTCGCACTCGTCGTCGGGGCGGTGCTGACGATCACGGCTCGCACGCAGCAGTGCCCGATGAACTCGATGCTCGGTCGCAACACCTACCGCGAACGGCCCCGCTCGGAGACGGAGACCGACGACCGGCAGGCCGGTCGACCCAGCTGA
- a CDS encoding YihY/virulence factor BrkB family protein, whose translation MALTKRVLRLAKAQQLTLLAAGVAFYGFLSLVPLMLLALGLAASIGGEALADRLSAAATDILTVQAQTLLADAVTDETGRRGATVAGILGLLWGSSRVLRGLDRAFSQVYGTVGEKSLLDTIWDATIVSIAIAAGLAILGALELVVRFLPGLEVSIAVAVVGQLFVVLGLFVTFLPLYVIFPDANVGIREAAPGTVIAAVGWFVLSRTFSLYAGLLSEYAVYGALGAVFLVLVWLYVGAIILVFAAVVNAVLADRELDRQLQSPGRRQIPTEAMTDDATGADEGATDRASDRARESSASARTRDRADDPAALREEIERLRDRVDDFESDVEDRTVRKESLESELKRYVRRRVRRGHARDWGPYLVLLYGTAMSIGAFYFLEGFVAILAMIVVWTSTLGLYVLMVLIGFGISLLGLPGRLRDAVGDRR comes from the coding sequence GTGGCACTGACGAAGCGAGTCCTTCGACTCGCGAAGGCCCAGCAGTTGACGCTGCTGGCGGCCGGCGTCGCCTTCTACGGCTTTCTCTCTCTGGTGCCGCTAATGTTGCTGGCGCTCGGGCTTGCGGCGTCGATCGGCGGCGAGGCGCTCGCGGACCGCCTCTCGGCGGCCGCGACCGACATCCTCACGGTGCAGGCCCAGACGCTGCTGGCCGACGCCGTCACGGACGAAACGGGTCGGCGCGGGGCGACCGTCGCCGGCATCCTCGGCCTGCTGTGGGGCTCGAGCCGCGTCCTCCGAGGGCTCGACCGCGCCTTCTCGCAGGTCTACGGGACGGTCGGCGAGAAGTCGCTGCTCGATACGATCTGGGACGCGACGATCGTCTCGATCGCCATCGCGGCCGGCCTCGCGATACTGGGTGCGCTCGAGCTGGTCGTTCGGTTCCTGCCGGGGCTCGAGGTGTCGATCGCGGTCGCGGTCGTGGGACAGCTGTTCGTCGTGCTGGGGTTGTTCGTTACCTTTCTCCCGCTGTACGTGATCTTCCCGGACGCGAACGTCGGGATCCGTGAGGCCGCGCCGGGGACGGTCATCGCCGCTGTCGGCTGGTTCGTCCTGAGTCGCACGTTCTCGCTGTACGCTGGCTTGCTCTCCGAGTACGCGGTCTACGGCGCACTGGGGGCCGTCTTCCTCGTCCTCGTCTGGCTGTACGTCGGCGCGATCATCCTCGTCTTCGCGGCGGTGGTCAACGCGGTACTCGCCGACCGTGAACTGGATCGGCAGCTACAAAGTCCCGGCCGACGACAGATTCCGACAGAAGCGATGACCGACGACGCCACGGGCGCCGACGAGGGAGCCACGGACCGCGCCAGCGACCGCGCACGCGAATCGAGCGCGAGCGCCCGAACCCGCGATCGAGCCGACGATCCGGCGGCGCTGCGCGAGGAGATCGAGCGACTCCGCGATCGCGTCGACGACTTCGAGTCCGACGTCGAGGACCGCACCGTCAGGAAAGAGTCCCTCGAGAGCGAGTTGAAACGCTACGTCCGCCGTCGGGTCCGGCGCGGCCACGCCCGCGACTGGGGGCCGTACCTCGTCTTGCTCTACGGGACGGCGATGTCGATCGGCGCGTTCTACTTCCTCGAGGGATTCGTCGCGATCCTCGCGATGATCGTGGTCTGGACCTCGACGCTCGGGCTCTACGTCCTGATGGTCCTGATCGGCTTCGGGATCTCCCTGCTCGGACTGCCCGGTCGGCTCCGCGACGCGGTCGGCGACCGCCGATAG
- a CDS encoding alpha/beta fold hydrolase, with the protein MDWTGEGADGAGVDVAGPSDADSIVFVHGAMFTRKMWLPQTRALSEEYHTVAPDLPGHGTRAGEPFRTEPAIDVLEEVVDRHTDGSATLVGLSLGGYAATEYAYRHPGTVDGLVLSGSSANPVNAMELGTRVTGGVARLLTKPDLGKRAVEKLAARWVRQRDLAPDIEREIIDAGFYPEQFGDAGPDVAGRDVRAALSTYPGSTLLLNGENDKLMRRGERDHAAAARDGRVEVLAGAGHICNLYRPETYTERVRRFVRQTARVR; encoded by the coding sequence ATGGACTGGACAGGCGAGGGAGCCGACGGGGCCGGCGTCGACGTCGCCGGCCCGTCGGACGCCGACTCGATCGTGTTCGTACACGGCGCGATGTTCACCCGGAAGATGTGGCTTCCCCAGACGCGAGCGCTTTCCGAGGAGTATCACACCGTCGCGCCCGATTTACCGGGCCACGGCACCCGCGCGGGCGAGCCGTTCCGGACGGAGCCGGCGATCGACGTCCTCGAGGAGGTCGTGGACCGCCACACCGACGGCTCGGCGACGCTCGTCGGGCTCTCGCTGGGCGGCTACGCGGCGACGGAGTACGCCTACCGCCATCCCGGAACGGTCGACGGGCTGGTGCTGTCGGGCAGCAGCGCGAACCCGGTGAACGCGATGGAACTCGGCACGCGGGTGACTGGCGGCGTCGCGCGACTGCTGACCAAGCCCGACCTCGGGAAGCGGGCCGTCGAGAAACTCGCCGCCCGCTGGGTTCGACAGCGCGATCTCGCGCCCGATATCGAGCGCGAGATCATCGACGCCGGCTTCTATCCCGAACAGTTCGGCGACGCGGGGCCGGACGTCGCCGGTCGCGACGTTCGGGCTGCGCTCTCGACGTACCCGGGCTCGACGCTGCTACTCAACGGCGAGAACGACAAACTCATGCGCCGGGGCGAGCGCGATCACGCCGCCGCGGCCCGGGACGGTCGGGTCGAAGTGCTGGCGGGAGCCGGCCACATCTGTAACCTCTACCGACCCGAGACGTACACGGAACGGGTGCGACGGTTCGTCCGGCAGACCGCTCGCGTTCGGTAG
- the dcd gene encoding dCTP deaminase produces the protein MILSDADILDRLEAGDLVVEPLDDPELQIQPASVDLRLGREFLEFQRTNIPCIHPNSEREVEEYVSETVVDEDDDFILHPGDFVLGTTHERVEIPDDLIAHVEGRSSLGRLAVVVHATAGLCDPGYRGQITLELSNLGSAPVALTPGMRISQLTFTELKTAADRPYGSERGSKYQDQSGPQASRIESDDEFGGDQLERGDADDE, from the coding sequence ATGATCCTCTCCGACGCGGACATCCTCGACCGACTCGAGGCCGGCGACCTCGTCGTCGAGCCGTTAGATGACCCGGAACTACAGATCCAGCCCGCGAGCGTCGACCTCCGACTGGGCCGGGAGTTTCTGGAGTTCCAGCGGACGAACATCCCCTGTATTCACCCCAACTCCGAGCGAGAGGTCGAGGAGTACGTCTCCGAGACCGTCGTCGACGAGGACGACGACTTCATCCTCCATCCCGGCGACTTCGTGCTGGGAACGACCCACGAGCGCGTCGAGATCCCGGACGACCTGATCGCCCACGTCGAGGGCCGGTCCTCGCTGGGCCGGCTCGCGGTCGTCGTCCACGCCACCGCCGGCCTCTGTGACCCCGGCTATCGCGGCCAGATCACCCTCGAGTTGTCGAACCTGGGCTCTGCACCCGTCGCGCTCACACCCGGCATGCGGATCTCCCAGCTCACCTTCACCGAACTCAAGACCGCGGCCGACCGGCCCTACGGGAGCGAGCGGGGCTCGAAGTATCAGGACCAGAGCGGGCCCCAGGCCTCCCGCATCGAGAGCGACGACGAATTCGGCGGCGACCAACTCGAGCGCGGGGACGCGGACGACGAGTGA
- the pth2 gene encoding peptidyl-tRNA hydrolase Pth2, whose translation MKQAIVARTDVGMGQGKLAAQVAHASLSAYENADRQLRDQWKEGGQKKIVLKGESERQLHELSEIAEQAGIPNALVRDAGHTQLEPGTVTALAVGPAADDRVDSVTGELSLF comes from the coding sequence ATGAAACAGGCCATCGTCGCTCGGACGGACGTCGGAATGGGACAGGGAAAGCTCGCCGCACAGGTCGCCCACGCGTCGCTGTCGGCCTACGAGAACGCCGACCGGCAACTACGAGACCAGTGGAAGGAGGGCGGCCAGAAGAAGATCGTCCTGAAAGGCGAGAGCGAACGGCAACTGCACGAACTCTCCGAAATCGCCGAGCAGGCGGGGATTCCGAACGCCCTCGTTCGGGACGCCGGCCACACCCAGCTCGAGCCGGGGACCGTCACCGCGCTGGCGGTCGGTCCGGCGGCGGACGACCGCGTCGACAGCGTGACCGGCGAGCTGTCGCTGTTTTGA
- a CDS encoding DMT family transporter, translated as MVARRTAVFFALSSLFFGGTFVAAKAGLAYFPPLLFVALRFDVAAVIMLTYVGLTTSRADLLPRTRGDVGAVLATGVLAIGLTNALLFVGQQYVTSAVGSIMYSLNPIMTPIFAAFFLSDERLSARGAAGLGLGLLGVGLVVSPDPANLLGGAVGKGILFVGAIAAALGAVLIRRADSDLSSTVRVAWGLPFAAALCHLLAWTGGESAATIDWSLEAVAALGYVSVFAGVLAYIAYFGLIDTAGAIRANLIFYVVPVVSTLGGWALLGETIDAPAIAGFLTIFAGFAVLGSKSVDLRSLRERLTPDPRLPDDETPVRDEPRGYRSD; from the coding sequence GTGGTAGCGCGTCGTACCGCCGTCTTCTTCGCCCTCTCGAGCCTGTTCTTCGGCGGTACGTTCGTCGCCGCGAAGGCCGGGCTCGCGTACTTCCCGCCTCTGCTGTTCGTCGCGCTCCGGTTCGACGTGGCCGCGGTCATCATGCTCACCTACGTCGGACTGACGACCTCGCGGGCCGACCTGTTGCCCCGAACCCGCGGCGACGTCGGAGCCGTCCTCGCGACCGGCGTCCTCGCGATCGGGCTGACCAACGCCTTGCTGTTCGTCGGCCAGCAGTACGTCACCAGCGCGGTGGGCTCGATCATGTACAGTCTCAACCCCATCATGACGCCGATCTTCGCCGCGTTCTTCCTCTCGGACGAGCGCCTCTCCGCTCGCGGCGCGGCCGGGCTGGGTCTGGGCCTGCTCGGAGTCGGTCTCGTGGTCAGCCCCGACCCCGCGAACCTGCTGGGCGGTGCCGTCGGCAAGGGCATCCTCTTCGTCGGCGCGATCGCCGCCGCGCTCGGGGCCGTGCTGATCCGCCGAGCCGACAGCGACCTCTCGAGTACGGTCCGGGTCGCCTGGGGGCTGCCCTTCGCCGCCGCGCTGTGTCACCTGCTGGCCTGGACGGGCGGCGAGTCGGCGGCCACGATCGACTGGAGCCTCGAGGCGGTCGCGGCGCTTGGCTACGTCAGCGTCTTCGCGGGCGTCCTCGCCTACATCGCCTACTTCGGCCTGATCGACACGGCCGGCGCGATCCGCGCGAACCTGATCTTCTACGTCGTGCCCGTCGTCTCGACGCTGGGGGGCTGGGCGCTGCTGGGAGAGACGATCGACGCGCCGGCGATCGCCGGCTTCCTGACGATCTTCGCCGGCTTCGCGGTACTCGGCAGTAAGTCGGTCGATCTCCGCTCGCTGCGCGAGCGGCTCACCCCCGACCCGCGGCTGCCCGACGACGAAACCCCGGTCAGGGACGAACCCCGCGGCTACCGCTCCGATTGA
- a CDS encoding helix-turn-helix transcriptional regulator: protein MESALEEIEFLALSENRVEVLELLSAGRHTRRELADATGASQATLGRILGDFEDRSWVRHEGSEYVATATGRLVAEGFTDLQEILETEGRLRDIVDYLPTHAMEFDLRRLSDATITVPTATRPNAPLSRLLEFVREGEAIRTFSHTFNGQALRVVSERVIGGDQRFRGVFGRSAIEALAEESELRDRLEALLAAETAEIRVRDEGVPIAIMIVDDVVYLLLRDETGVLRASVDTDDDAVRAWAEDSLDHYWRTATPLDIDDLAD from the coding sequence ATGGAATCGGCGCTCGAGGAGATCGAGTTCCTGGCGCTCTCGGAGAACCGCGTCGAAGTGCTGGAGTTGCTCTCGGCGGGGCGACACACGCGCAGGGAACTGGCCGACGCCACCGGGGCATCGCAGGCGACGCTGGGCCGGATCCTCGGGGACTTCGAGGACCGATCGTGGGTCAGACACGAGGGCAGCGAGTACGTCGCGACCGCGACCGGCCGACTCGTCGCGGAGGGGTTCACCGACTTACAGGAGATCCTCGAGACGGAGGGGCGGCTCCGCGACATCGTCGACTACCTGCCGACCCACGCGATGGAGTTCGACCTGCGGCGGCTCTCGGACGCGACGATCACCGTCCCGACGGCGACGCGGCCGAACGCGCCGCTCTCGCGACTGCTCGAGTTCGTCCGCGAGGGCGAGGCGATCAGGACGTTTTCACACACGTTCAACGGACAGGCGCTACGGGTCGTCAGCGAGCGCGTGATCGGCGGCGACCAGCGCTTTCGGGGCGTCTTCGGCCGCAGCGCGATCGAGGCCCTCGCCGAGGAGTCGGAGCTTCGCGACCGGCTCGAGGCCCTGCTCGCGGCCGAAACGGCCGAGATTCGGGTTCGAGACGAGGGTGTCCCCATCGCGATCATGATCGTCGACGACGTGGTCTATCTCCTCCTGCGCGACGAGACCGGCGTCCTGCGGGCCTCGGTCGACACCGACGACGACGCCGTCCGCGCGTGGGCCGAGGACTCGCTGGATCACTACTGGCGGACCGCGACGCCGCTCGATATCGACGACCTCGCCGACTGA